AGTGCCTGCTTCCTCAGGGATCGAGACCTCTGATTCAGACCCCTGATCTCCCATCCCCATCCTCTATGGCTCTTCCTAGGAGACCCCAGCAAGCAGAACTCACTGCTCTGGAGAGCGAACACGGACCGTGCCTTCCTCCAGGATGGTTTCTCCTTGAGCAACAATTCTCTCCTGGTCCCCACCAGTGGCATCTACTTCGTCTACTCCCAGGTGGTCTTCTCTGGGAAAGCCTACTCTCCTaaggccacccccaccccactctaCCTGGCCCATGAGGTCCAGCTCTTCTCCTCCCAGTACCCCTTCCATGTGCCTCTTCTCAGCTCCCAGAAGATGGTGTATCCAGGGCTGCAGGAACCCTGGCTGCACTCGATGTACCATGGGGCTGCGTTCCAGCTCACCCAGGGAGACCAGCTATCCACCCACACAGATGGCATCCCCCACCTAGTCCTCAGCCCTAGTACTGTCTTCTTTGGAGCCTTCGCTCTGTAGAACTTGGAaaactccagaaagaaaaaataattgatttcaAGACCTTCTCCCCATTCTGCCTCCATTCTGACCATTTCAGGGGTCACCACCACCTCTTCTTTGGCCATTCCAACAGCTCAAGTCTTCCCTGATCAAGTCACTGGAGCTTTCAAAGAAGGAATTCTAGGCATCCCAGGGGACCACACCTCCCTGAACCATCCTGGATGTCTGTCTGGCTGAGGATTTCAAGCCTGCCTAGGAATCTCCAGCCCAAAGCTGTTGGTCTGTCCCACCAGCTAGGTGGGGCCTAGATCCACACACGGAGGAAGAGCAGGCACATGGAGGAGCTTGGGGGatggctggaggcagggaggggacTATTTATGaaggcaaaaaaattaaattatttatttatggaggATGGAGAGAGGGGAATAATAGAAGAACATccaaggagagacagagacaggccCAAGAGATGAAGAGTGAGAGGGCATGGGCACAAGGCTGACCGAGAGAGAAAGAAGTAGGCGTGAGGGATCACAGGGCCCCAGAAGGCAGTGAAAGGCTCTGAAAGCCAGCTGCTGACCAGAGTCCCACACGGAGGCATCTGCACCCTGGATGAAGctcaataaacctcttttctctgagATGCTGTCtgcttgtgtgtgtctgtctgggAGTGAGAATTTCCCAGTCTATctaaggaaaggagggagggatagaggGCTCAAAGGGAGCAAGAGCTGTGGGGAGAACAAAAGGATAAAGGGCTCAGAGAGCTTCAGGGACATGTGATGGACTCACCAGGTGAGGCCGCCAGACTGCTGCAGGGGAAGCAAAGGAGAAGCtgagaagacaaaggaaaagtcAGGGTCTGAAGGGGCGGGGGTCAGGGAGCTCCTGGGAGATATGGCCACAAGTAGTGGCTCTGAGGAATGGGTTACAGGAGACCTCTGGGGAGATGTGACCACAGCAAAGGGTAGGAGAAAGTCCAGGGCTATGGGGGTTGAGTATGGGGACCCCCCCGCCAAGACAGGGCCATGTAGAGGGCCCTAGGGAGTGAAAGAGCCTCCAGGACCTCTAGGTATGGAATACAGGGGACGTTTAAGAAGATATGGCCACACATTAGGGCCCTGAGAAGTGAGAgtttcatgaaaaaaatcagGGACCCCAGAGTTCCTTGGAAGCCAAGACTGAAACCAGCATTGTGAGTCCCCGGGTCAGAGT
This genomic window from Chlorocebus sabaeus isolate Y175 chromosome 17, mChlSab1.0.hap1, whole genome shotgun sequence contains:
- the LTA gene encoding lymphotoxin-alpha; the protein is MTPPERLFLSRVRGTPPHLLLLGLLLVLLPGAQGLPGVGLTPSAAQTARQHPKMHLAHSTLKPAAHLIGDPSKQNSLLWRANTDRAFLQDGFSLSNNSLLVPTSGIYFVYSQVVFSGKAYSPKATPTPLYLAHEVQLFSSQYPFHVPLLSSQKMVYPGLQEPWLHSMYHGAAFQLTQGDQLSTHTDGIPHLVLSPSTVFFGAFAL